In Juglans microcarpa x Juglans regia isolate MS1-56 chromosome 4S, Jm3101_v1.0, whole genome shotgun sequence, a single window of DNA contains:
- the LOC121262670 gene encoding uncharacterized protein LOC121262670, translated as MKSRKPKDKESRVKIDGAESIKMQNNKKKKNMKRLGGGGLSLEAFANAKSTSNFYNPALIKKQQEFYKNAKYVKKYKRLLKQQSLKHDTSSSINPLEDEIETEDGRIMSRKNKNSKNNSIPSLKELYEKKHEQKEKARIEMEALNQAKKEQREKAEARRKATKEKMFKKTRAGQPVMKYRIEHLLETIQNSTKN; from the exons ATGAAGAGTAGGAAGCCCAAAGATAAGGAAAGCAGAGTGAAAATCGACGGCGCAGAATCGatcaaaatgcaaaacaataagaagaaaaagaacatgaaGAGGTTGGGCGGGGGTGGCCTTTCGCTCGAGGCCTTTGCTAATGCCAAATCAACGAGCAATTTCTACAACCCAGCTCTGATAA AGAAGCAGCAGGAGTTCTATAAGAATGCAAAGTACGTGAAAAAGTATAAAAGGTTGCTGAAGCAACAAAGTCTGAAGCATGATACTTCCTCAAGTATTAACCCTCTCGAG GATGAGATTGAAACAGAAGATGGAAGAATAATGAGCAGGAAGAACAAGAACAGCAAGAATAACAGCATACCCAGTTTGAAAGAATTGTATGAGAAGAAACATGAACAGAAAGAGAAGGCAAGGATTGAGATGGAGGCTCTTAATCAGGCAAAGAAGGAACAAAGGGAGAAAGCCGAAGCTCGGAGGAAGGCCACGAAGGAAAAGATGTTCAAAAAGACGCGGGCAGGCCAGCCTGTTATGAAGTATAGAATTGAGCATCTGCTGGAGACTATACAAAATTCAACCAAAAACTAA
- the LOC121263619 gene encoding protein TRANSPORT INHIBITOR RESPONSE 1-like, with the protein MQRMACPFPDEVLEHVFSFVQCDKDRNAISTVCKSWYKIERWSRRRVFVGNCYAISPGMVIRRFPEVRSIELKGKPHFADFNLVPDGWGGYVAPWISAMAAAYPWLEEIRLKRMVITDESLELISKSFKNFKVLVLSSCEGFSTEGLAAVAANCRNLRELDLRESEVEDLSGHWLSHFPDDYTSLVSLNIACLGCEVSFSALERLVGRCPNLRTLRLNRAVPLDKLANLLRRAPQLVELGTGAYSSELRPDVFSNLSGAFSGCKELKSLSGFWDVVPGYLPAVYPICCRLTTLNLSYATIQSPDLIKLVGQCQNLQRLWVLDYIEDAGLDAVAASCKGLRELRVFPSDPYGPEPNVLLTEQGLVSISEGCPKLQSVLYFCRQMSNAALMTIARNRPNMTRFRLCIIEPGTPDYLTLQPLDVGFGAIVEHCKDLQRLSLSGLLTDRVFEYIGTYAKKLEMLSVAFAGESDLGLHHVLSGCENLRKLEIRDCPFGDKALLANAAKLETMRSLWMSSCSVTFGACKLLGQKMPRLNVEVIDERGTPDSRPESCPIEKLYIYRTVAGPRFDMPGFVWTIDEDSAMRLS; encoded by the exons ATGCAGAGAATGGCCTGCCCTTTTCCGGACGAAGTGCTAGAGCACGTGTTCTCGTTCGTACAGTGCGACAAGGACCGGAATGCGATCTCGACGGTGTGCAAGTCCTGGTACAAGATCGAACGGTGGAGCAGGAGGCGGGTCTTCGTCGGGAACTGCTACGCGATCAGCCCCGGTATGGTGATCCGACGGTTCCCGGAGGTGCGGTCCATCGAACTCAAGGGGAAGCCACACTTTGCCGACTTCAACCTCGTCCCCGACGGATGGGGTGGCTACGTGGCCCCATGGATCTCCGCCATGGCGGCCGCTTACCCTTGGCTCGAGGAGATTCGGCTTAAGCGTATGGTCATCACGGACGAGAGCTTGGAGCTCATCTCCAAGTCCTTCAAGAACTTTAAGGTCCTCGTGCTGTCCTCCTGCGAGGGCTTCAGCACCGAGGGCCTCGCCGCCGTTGCTGCCAATTGCAG GAATCTGAGAGAGCTGGACTTGCGGGAGAGCGAAGTGGAAGACCTGAGTGGGCACTGGCTCAGCCATTTTCCTGATGACTACACCTCACTGGTGTCCCTTAACATTGCTTGCTTAGGTTGTGAGGTGAGTTTCTCTGCCCTGGAGCGCCTAGTGGGTAGGTGCCCCAACCTGAGGACTCTTCGGCTCAACCGTGCTGTGCCCCTTGACAAGCTTGCAAACCTACTTCGTCGGGCACCTCAACTGGTTGAGTTGGGCACAGGGGCTTACTCATCTGAGTTGCGACCTGATGTATTCTCCAACCTATCAGGAGCTTTTTCTGGATGCAAGGAACTGAAGAGCCTATCTGGTTTTTGGGATGTAGTCCCTGGGTATCTTCCAGCTGTTTACCCTATCTGCTGTAGGTTAACAACATTGAACTTGAGCTATGCTACCATCCAGAGCCCTGATCTCATCAAGCTAGTTGGCCAATGTCAGAATTTGCAGCGCTTATGG GTGCTGGATTACATTGAAGATGCTGGCCTTGATGCCGTTGCAGCATCTTGCAAGGGTCTACGAGAATTGAGGGTGTTTCCATCTGATCCATACGGACCAGAACCTAATGTACTGTTGACAGAACAGGGCCTTGTCTCCATTTCTGAAGGCTGCCCTAAGCTCCAGTCAGTTCTGTACTTTTGCCGTCAAATGTCTAATGCTGCCTTGATGACCATTGCCAGGAATCGACCTAATATGACCAGGTTTCGTCTTTGTATTATTGAGCCTGGAACTCCTGATTACCTTACCCTTCAACCACTTGATGTTGGATTTGGAGCCATTGTTGAGCACTGCAAGGATCTACAACGGCTTTCCCTTTCTGGTCTTCTCACCGATCGTGTGTTTGAGTACATTGGGACTTATGCCAAAAAATTGGAGATGCTGTCTGTGGCCTTTGCTGGAGAAAGTGATTTGGGACTCCATCATGTGCTGTCTGGTTGTGAAAACCTTAGGAAGCTGGAGATTAGGGACTGCCCCTTTGGTGACAAGGCTCTTTTGGCCAATGCTGCAAAGCTGGAGACAATGCGATCCCTTTGGATGTCTTCTTGCTCTGTAACTTTCGGAGCATGTAAGCTACTAGGTCAGAAGATGCCGAGGCTTAATGTAGAGGTTATTGACGAGAGGGGAACCCCAGATTCAAGACCGGAAAGCTGCCCTATTGAGAAGCTTTACATATATAGGACTGTTGCTGGGCCAAGGTTTGACATGCCTGGTTTTGTTTGGACGATTGATGAAGATTCGGCGATGAGGCTTTCTTGA